The window GGTAAGGACTTTTCTCAATTATCTCAACAATCTCAGCCCTTCCGTATTCTTTCTTTGCTTCGACTATCTTTACTTTCAAAACCTCACCTAAAAGTGCATGGTCGACAAATACAACATATCCATCAATTCTTGCTATACCCTGAGCTTGGTGATTCAGAGCGTCTATCTTAACAACAAACTCATCCCCAACCTTTACCAATCTCTTTGCCCCTTTCCTCCTAAATTTCAAGACGCTTTATATTCTACACCATTTGAGAGAAAAAATAAAAGCACCTATTTCAAAGGTGCCTTTTGCCATTTTAGAATCTTTCAAAAACACTATTTCATCTTCTCCTTCAGAAAACTACAAGCTTTCTATCTGTTCCAAGTATATGATTTTTGAACCAGTCAACAACAAGTCTGTTTGTCTTTATAACAGCTGCAACACCTGCTCCTTCTTTTTCTATCTCACTTCTGAACTTTTTGTAAGTCTCAACAAAGTTGTCGTGTTCTTTTTTGTGAGCAGAATAATCAGGATACAGGTACTCTTTCATGTACTTCTCTTCTGTTGAAAAATGAAACACAACATAATCACCCAAAAAATCCAAAACCTCTGGCAATACTTTCTTGCCCTCACCCTGGCTACATGCATCAAGTAGCTTATTTATCCTCTCAAATAACTCTTTGTGCTGATTGTCTATTGACTCAACACCCACAGAGTACTGGTCAAGCCATTCAATTTGTGGCATACAAAAACCTCCTCTTTTTCTACCGCGCTGAATTATTTATACTCATTTTCAAAAAGAAATAACGCAACCCTAATTTCACAATATTACACTTTTACTTCCCCTGTTTAAAATATTGAATAGCCCTTTGAAGCTGCCTATCAACAT is drawn from Caldicellulosiruptor naganoensis and contains these coding sequences:
- a CDS encoding bacteriohemerythrin, yielding MPQIEWLDQYSVGVESIDNQHKELFERINKLLDACSQGEGKKVLPEVLDFLGDYVVFHFSTEEKYMKEYLYPDYSAHKKEHDNFVETYKKFRSEIEKEGAGVAAVIKTNRLVVDWFKNHILGTDRKLVVF